A single genomic interval of Alteromonas sp. CI.11.F.A3 harbors:
- a CDS encoding lipase family protein, with amino-acid sequence MKKLKRYQYERYAILCQLAYPDAEAHYRQILKPFYERHLVDKYGRMSVRILWVDKKKEAIVVFRGSLGLKDWLANLVFLPAKIQQVDKKFYVHWGFSRLLHQPMYSSTKTIDQALPLQELLVKVLEPLQQQGKRFTFIGHSSGGAVAVLMADYFERKNAKAVKRVVTFGQPAVGSRSWYKNYLLHHKTYRICCDLDVVTFMPPFPFYFWHVGKMLWLHDDQIYENTPTHERFLKSLRSWLLRPITYHYMRKYIRNKSLFDEH; translated from the coding sequence ATGAAAAAGCTGAAACGCTATCAATATGAACGATATGCTATTCTTTGCCAACTTGCCTATCCCGACGCCGAAGCGCATTACCGTCAAATACTTAAACCCTTTTACGAACGTCATTTAGTCGATAAATATGGCCGGATGAGTGTGAGAATATTATGGGTAGATAAAAAGAAAGAAGCTATCGTGGTATTTAGAGGCTCACTAGGTCTTAAAGACTGGTTAGCAAATCTGGTCTTCTTGCCGGCTAAAATCCAACAGGTAGATAAAAAATTCTATGTGCATTGGGGTTTTAGCCGGTTGCTTCATCAACCCATGTATTCAAGTACTAAAACGATTGACCAAGCACTACCACTACAGGAGCTACTAGTAAAAGTACTAGAACCTTTGCAACAACAAGGTAAGCGCTTTACGTTTATCGGGCATTCTTCCGGCGGCGCAGTGGCAGTATTAATGGCCGATTATTTTGAACGAAAAAATGCGAAAGCCGTTAAACGCGTTGTGACCTTTGGTCAACCTGCAGTAGGCAGTCGTTCGTGGTACAAAAATTATCTGTTACACCATAAAACATATCGTATTTGTTGCGACTTAGACGTAGTCACGTTTATGCCCCCCTTTCCTTTCTATTTTTGGCATGTAGGTAAAATGCTGTGGCTGCATGATGATCAAATTTATGAAAACACGCCCACGCACGAGCGTTTTTTAAAATCGTTACGTAGTTGGTTACTTCGGCCTATTACCTACCACTACATGCGAAAGTACATTAGAAATAAATCATTATTTGATGAGCATTAG
- a CDS encoding Gfo/Idh/MocA family oxidoreductase, whose protein sequence is MSNVTRRHFIRMTGAGLLAAHSPFSLALGSSQSQRKLGVALLGLGNYSANLLAPALQHTEHCELRGIITGTESKISQWQRKYGIQDSNVYTYDTLDEIANNKDIDVIYVVTPTGTHKDFAVKAANTGKHVWCEKPMAMDSDECQAIIDACNKNSVTLSIGYRMQHEPNTRTFHHYLQSMPYGKFKKVSSFAGYAGQGRDANNWRMQKQMGGGALYDMGVYAINSARFLTGKEPLSVTGSHPPQRFPNKFTDVDETTMFTMDFGDGLVADCGTSVVTEFNHFKADCEQGWYQLKPMQSYNGVTGTTSDGKILEPIKGMQQTLQMDNNALAILTGRQPLVTGSEGLADIRIVNAIFRAAQTGKSVPV, encoded by the coding sequence ATGTCAAACGTGACACGTCGCCATTTTATTCGTATGACAGGGGCTGGTTTATTGGCCGCTCATAGTCCGTTCTCCTTGGCATTAGGAAGCTCTCAATCGCAGAGAAAGTTGGGCGTTGCGTTGTTAGGGTTAGGAAATTACAGTGCTAATTTACTTGCACCAGCACTTCAGCATACCGAGCATTGTGAACTACGCGGCATTATTACCGGTACAGAAAGCAAAATTTCACAGTGGCAGCGTAAATACGGTATTCAGGATAGCAATGTGTATACCTACGATACTTTGGATGAGATTGCGAATAACAAAGATATTGATGTTATTTATGTCGTTACGCCAACTGGTACACATAAAGATTTTGCAGTAAAAGCCGCGAACACAGGAAAGCACGTTTGGTGTGAAAAGCCTATGGCCATGGACAGTGACGAATGCCAAGCCATTATAGACGCATGCAACAAGAATAGCGTAACGCTATCTATTGGTTATCGCATGCAGCATGAGCCAAACACACGCACTTTTCATCACTATCTGCAAAGCATGCCTTATGGGAAGTTCAAAAAGGTATCTAGCTTTGCTGGTTACGCAGGGCAAGGTAGAGACGCTAACAATTGGCGAATGCAAAAACAGATGGGAGGTGGAGCGCTTTATGACATGGGAGTATACGCTATAAATAGCGCCCGTTTTTTAACAGGCAAAGAACCATTGTCTGTTACAGGTAGTCATCCTCCCCAGCGTTTCCCCAATAAATTTACCGACGTTGATGAAACTACTATGTTTACCATGGATTTTGGTGATGGATTGGTGGCTGATTGTGGTACCAGCGTAGTAACAGAATTTAACCACTTTAAAGCGGACTGCGAACAAGGTTGGTATCAGTTAAAACCCATGCAAAGCTACAACGGTGTAACGGGTACAACCTCTGACGGGAAAATACTTGAGCCTATTAAGGGCATGCAACAAACCCTTCAAATGGACAATAATGCTTTAGCCATACTTACTGGTCGACAACCGCTAGTAACAGGAAGCGAAGGGCTAGCCGATATTCGCATTGTTAATGCAATATTTCGCGCTGCACAAACCGGAAAGTCGGTGCCGGTTTGA
- a CDS encoding MFS transporter: MTDAISKRNYWLLSGCILSFFLTWSFCFSIYPIWLNQSIGLGGTETGLVFSINALTALFIMPCYGFLQDKLGMRKNLLWFIGAMLLLSGPFFIYIYTPLLTHSLYLGAIVGGFYCSTAFFAGVGAVETYIERVGRSTGFEFGKARMWGSVGWAIATFFTGQIFNVSASLNFVLASFCALIFLSCLYFVKISENTAKELDISKQANSLKLSDALGLFRQRKFWAFATWVVGVSCIYGVYDQQFAVYFAAQFPTKAEGNAMYGYLNSFQVFLEAGGMFIAPFIVNKIGAKNGLLLSGAIMALRIIGSGYAADPISISAMKLLHAAELPIMLVAIFKYIAAIFDARLSATIYIVGFQFMGQVAASGLSVLLGMLYDGIGFADAYKIIGLTVLFFVLVSAFVLTSDKKVDPSCVAYGR; this comes from the coding sequence ATGACCGATGCCATATCAAAACGCAATTACTGGTTACTCAGCGGTTGCATACTTAGCTTTTTTTTAACATGGTCATTTTGTTTTTCGATTTACCCAATTTGGCTGAATCAGTCGATTGGTTTAGGCGGTACAGAAACAGGATTAGTTTTTAGCATTAATGCTTTAACCGCTCTTTTTATAATGCCCTGTTACGGTTTTCTGCAAGATAAATTAGGTATGCGTAAAAACTTACTCTGGTTTATTGGAGCAATGCTGCTACTCAGCGGCCCATTTTTTATCTATATATACACACCTTTACTTACGCATTCTCTTTATTTAGGCGCAATAGTAGGAGGCTTTTATTGCTCTACTGCTTTTTTTGCCGGTGTTGGCGCTGTCGAAACTTATATTGAAAGAGTTGGCCGTTCAACAGGGTTCGAATTTGGTAAAGCTCGCATGTGGGGCTCTGTAGGCTGGGCTATTGCGACTTTCTTTACGGGTCAAATCTTTAATGTATCTGCAAGCTTGAACTTTGTGCTTGCTAGCTTCTGTGCGTTAATATTTTTGTCATGTCTTTACTTCGTTAAAATAAGTGAAAATACTGCGAAAGAATTAGATATTTCCAAGCAAGCTAACTCATTGAAATTAAGTGACGCCCTTGGTCTATTTCGTCAGCGTAAGTTCTGGGCTTTTGCTACCTGGGTTGTTGGGGTTTCATGCATTTACGGTGTTTATGACCAACAATTCGCCGTCTATTTTGCAGCTCAATTTCCCACTAAAGCCGAAGGGAATGCTATGTATGGTTACCTAAATTCGTTTCAGGTTTTTCTTGAAGCTGGCGGTATGTTCATTGCACCATTCATCGTAAATAAAATTGGCGCGAAAAACGGACTGCTCTTAAGTGGAGCAATTATGGCGTTACGTATTATAGGTTCAGGATATGCTGCAGACCCTATCTCAATTTCAGCCATGAAGCTTTTACACGCCGCAGAGTTACCTATTATGCTGGTAGCAATCTTTAAATATATTGCAGCGATATTTGACGCTAGACTATCGGCGACTATTTATATTGTCGGCTTTCAATTTATGGGACAAGTTGCTGCCAGTGGTTTATCAGTATTACTTGGCATGTTGTACGATGGAATTGGCTTCGCCGATGCGTACAAAATTATTGGGCTTACCGTATTATTTTTCGTTTTAGTGTCTGCATTTGTACTCACTTCTGATAAGAAAGTTGACCCGTCCTGCGTTGCCTATGGCCGTTAA